A stretch of Pseudomonas sp. CCC3.1 DNA encodes these proteins:
- the gltB gene encoding glutamate synthase large subunit, with amino-acid sequence MKAGLYHPDEFKDNCGFGLIAHMQGEPSHTLLQTAIEALTCMTHRGGINADGKTGDGCGLLIQKPDLFLRATAKEHFGTDLPKQYAVGMVFFNQDPIKAEAARTHMNREILAAGLQLVGWRKVPIDTSVLGRLALERLPQIEQVFIAGEGLSDQDMAIKLFSARRRSSVANAADTDHYICSFSHKTIIYKGLMMPADLTAFYPDLSDERLQTAICVFHQRFSTNTLPKWPLAQPFRFLAHNGEINTITGNRNWALARRTKFANDLIGDLDELGPLVNRVGSDSSSMDNMLELMVTGGIDLFRGVRMLIPPAWQNVETMDPDLRAFYEYNSMHMEPWDGPAGVVMTDGRYAVCLLDRNGLRPARWVTTTNGYITIASEIGVWDYKPEDVIAKGRVGPGQILAVDTETGQVLDTDSIDNRLKSRHPYKQWLRKNALRIQATIEDNDHGSAFYDVDQLKQYMKMYQVTFEERDQVLRPLGEQGYEAVGSMGDDTPMAVLSQRVRTPYDYFRQQFAQVTNPPIDPLREAIVMSLEICLGAERNIFQESPEHASRVILSSPVISPAKWRSLMNLDLPGFERQIIDLNYDQSIGLEAAVRNIADQAEEAARAGHSQIVLTDRHIAPGKLPVHAALAVGAVHHRLTEKGLRCDSNILVETATARDPHHFAVLIGFGASAVYPFLAYEVLGDLIRTGEVLGDLYEVFKNYRKGITKGLLKILSKMGISTIASYRGAQLFEAIGLSEEVCNLSFRGVPSRIKGARFVDLEAEQKLLAAEAWSPRKAIQQGGLLKYVHGGEYHAYNPDVVATLQAAVQQGDYSKFKEYTALVDKRPVSMIRDLFQVKTLDTPLAIDDIEPLDSILKRFDSAGISLGALSPEAHEALAEAMNRLGARSNSGEGGEDPARYGTIKSSKIKQVATGRFGVTPEYLVNAEVLQIKVAQGAKPGEGGQLPGGKVNGLIAKLRYAVPGVTLISPPPHHDIYSIEDLSQLIFDLKQVNPKALVSVKLVAEAGVGTIAAGVAKAYADLITISGYDGGTGASPLTSIKYAGAPWELGLAETHQTLRGNDLRGKVRVQTDGGLKTGLDVIKAAILGAESFGFGTAPMIALGCKYLRICHLNNCATGVATQNESLRKNHYIGTVDMVVNFFTYVAEETREWLAKLGVRSLEELIGRTDLLDILQGETAKQHHLDLTPLLGSDHIPADKPQFCQVDRNPPFDKGLLAEKMVEMASSAINDLSGAEFALDICNCDRSIGARISGEIARAHGNQGMAKAPITFRFKGTAGQSFGVWNAGGLNMYLQGDANDYVGKGMTGGKLVIVPPAGSVYKTQDSAIIGNTCLYGATGGKLFAAGTAGERFAVRNSGAHTVVEGTGDHCCEYMTGGFVCVLGKTGYNFGSGMTGGFAYVLDQDNTFVDKVNHELVEIQRISGEAMEAYRNHLQHVLDEYVEETNSEWGRNLAENLDDYLRRFWMVKPKAASLKTLLSSIRANPQ; translated from the coding sequence ATGAAAGCAGGTCTGTACCACCCCGATGAATTCAAGGATAACTGTGGTTTCGGCCTGATTGCCCATATGCAGGGCGAACCCAGTCATACCCTATTGCAAACCGCCATTGAGGCCCTGACCTGCATGACCCACCGCGGTGGGATCAACGCAGACGGCAAGACCGGTGACGGTTGTGGCCTGCTGATTCAAAAGCCTGATCTGTTCTTGCGTGCAACCGCCAAAGAACACTTCGGCACCGATTTGCCTAAGCAATACGCGGTCGGCATGGTGTTTTTCAACCAGGACCCGATCAAGGCCGAAGCAGCCCGTACCCACATGAACCGCGAAATCCTCGCGGCGGGTCTGCAATTGGTCGGCTGGCGCAAAGTGCCGATTGATACCAGCGTGCTGGGTCGTCTGGCGCTGGAGCGTCTGCCGCAAATCGAACAAGTGTTCATCGCAGGTGAAGGCCTGAGCGATCAGGACATGGCGATCAAGCTGTTCAGCGCCCGTCGCCGCTCGTCGGTAGCCAACGCGGCCGACACGGATCACTACATCTGCAGCTTTTCTCACAAGACCATCATTTATAAAGGCCTGATGATGCCGGCGGACCTCACCGCCTTCTATCCAGACCTGAGCGATGAGCGCCTGCAAACCGCGATCTGCGTGTTCCACCAGCGCTTCTCCACCAACACCCTGCCGAAATGGCCGCTGGCTCAGCCATTCCGCTTTCTTGCCCACAACGGCGAGATCAACACCATTACCGGCAACCGCAACTGGGCACTGGCCCGTCGCACCAAGTTTGCCAATGACCTGATCGGCGACCTCGATGAGCTCGGCCCGCTGGTTAACCGCGTGGGTTCTGACTCCTCCAGCATGGACAACATGCTGGAGTTGATGGTCACCGGCGGCATCGACCTGTTCCGTGGCGTGCGCATGCTGATTCCACCTGCGTGGCAGAACGTTGAAACCATGGACCCCGATCTGCGGGCGTTCTATGAGTACAACTCCATGCACATGGAGCCGTGGGACGGCCCGGCGGGCGTGGTCATGACCGACGGTCGTTACGCGGTCTGCCTGCTCGACCGCAACGGCCTGCGCCCGGCGCGCTGGGTCACGACCACCAATGGCTACATCACCATCGCCTCTGAAATCGGCGTGTGGGATTACAAGCCTGAAGACGTAATCGCCAAAGGCCGTGTGGGCCCGGGGCAAATCCTCGCGGTCGACACGGAAACCGGCCAGGTGCTCGACACCGACTCCATCGATAATCGCTTGAAGTCGCGCCACCCTTATAAACAGTGGCTGCGCAAGAATGCCCTGCGCATTCAGGCCACCATCGAGGACAACGACCACGGTTCTGCGTTTTACGACGTCGATCAGCTCAAGCAATACATGAAGATGTACCAGGTCACGTTCGAAGAGCGCGATCAGGTGCTGCGTCCACTGGGCGAGCAGGGCTACGAAGCCGTGGGTTCGATGGGTGACGACACGCCAATGGCTGTGCTGTCCCAGCGTGTGCGCACGCCGTACGACTACTTCCGCCAGCAGTTCGCGCAGGTCACCAACCCGCCGATCGACCCGCTGCGTGAAGCCATCGTCATGTCGCTGGAAATTTGCCTCGGTGCCGAGCGCAACATCTTCCAGGAATCGCCGGAGCACGCCTCGCGCGTCATCCTCAGTTCGCCCGTGATCTCGCCTGCCAAATGGCGTTCGCTGATGAACCTCGATCTGCCGGGCTTTGAGCGTCAGATCATCGACCTCAACTACGACCAGTCGATTGGCCTTGAAGCCGCCGTGCGCAACATCGCCGATCAGGCCGAAGAAGCTGCGCGTGCTGGCCATAGCCAGATCGTGCTGACCGACCGTCATATCGCGCCGGGCAAGTTGCCGGTTCACGCTGCGCTGGCAGTCGGTGCTGTTCACCACCGCCTGACCGAAAAAGGCCTGCGTTGCGACAGCAACATCCTGGTAGAAACCGCTACGGCTCGCGACCCGCACCACTTTGCGGTCCTGATCGGTTTTGGCGCCTCGGCGGTGTACCCGTTCCTGGCCTATGAAGTGCTGGGTGACTTGATCCGCACCGGCGAAGTGCTGGGCGACCTTTACGAAGTGTTCAAAAACTACCGTAAGGGCATCACCAAGGGCCTGCTCAAGATCCTGTCGAAGATGGGCATCTCGACCATTGCCTCCTACCGCGGTGCGCAACTGTTCGAAGCCATCGGCTTGTCCGAAGAAGTGTGCAACCTGAGCTTCCGTGGTGTGCCAAGCCGCATCAAGGGCGCGCGTTTTGTCGACCTCGAAGCCGAGCAAAAGCTGCTGGCAGCCGAAGCCTGGAGCCCGCGCAAGGCCATTCAGCAAGGCGGCCTGCTCAAGTACGTGCACGGCGGCGAATACCACGCCTACAACCCGGACGTGGTCGCGACCCTGCAAGCGGCTGTGCAGCAGGGCGACTACAGCAAGTTCAAGGAATACACCGCGCTGGTCGACAAACGCCCGGTGTCGATGATCCGCGACTTGTTTCAGGTCAAAACCCTCGACACGCCATTGGCCATCGACGACATCGAACCGCTGGACTCGATCCTCAAGCGCTTTGACTCGGCCGGTATCTCGCTCGGCGCCCTGTCGCCAGAAGCGCACGAAGCCCTGGCCGAAGCCATGAACCGTTTGGGCGCCCGCTCCAACTCCGGTGAAGGTGGCGAAGACCCAGCGCGTTACGGCACTATCAAAAGCTCGAAAATCAAACAAGTGGCGACTGGCCGTTTCGGTGTGACCCCCGAATACCTGGTCAACGCCGAAGTGTTGCAAATCAAGGTTGCCCAAGGCGCCAAGCCGGGCGAGGGCGGACAACTGCCAGGCGGCAAGGTCAACGGTCTGATCGCCAAACTGCGTTACGCCGTACCCGGCGTGACCCTGATTTCGCCACCGCCGCACCACGACATCTACTCCATCGAAGACTTGTCGCAGCTGATTTTTGACCTCAAGCAGGTCAACCCTAAAGCGCTGGTCTCGGTCAAATTGGTGGCGGAAGCGGGCGTTGGCACCATCGCCGCTGGCGTGGCCAAGGCGTATGCCGACCTGATCACCATCTCCGGTTATGACGGCGGCACCGGCGCATCGCCCCTGACTTCGATCAAATACGCGGGCGCGCCGTGGGAGCTGGGTCTGGCTGAAACCCACCAGACCCTGCGCGGCAATGACCTGCGTGGCAAAGTGCGGGTGCAGACTGACGGCGGCCTGAAAACCGGCCTCGACGTGATCAAGGCGGCCATCCTGGGTGCTGAAAGCTTCGGCTTCGGCACCGCGCCAATGATCGCGCTGGGCTGCAAATACCTGCGCATTTGCCACCTCAACAACTGCGCGACCGGTGTGGCCACGCAAAACGAATCGCTGCGTAAAAACCACTACATCGGCACCGTCGACATGGTGGTCAACTTCTTCACCTACGTGGCCGAAGAAACCCGTGAATGGCTGGCCAAGCTGGGCGTGCGCAGCCTCGAAGAACTGATCGGTCGTACTGACTTGCTGGACATCCTGCAAGGCGAGACGGCCAAGCAGCACCACCTCGACCTGACGCCGTTGCTGGGCAGCGACCACATCCCGGCTGACAAGCCGCAGTTCTGCCAGGTTGACCGCAACCCGCCGTTCGACAAAGGCCTGCTGGCCGAGAAGATGGTTGAGATGGCCAGCTCGGCCATCAACGACCTGAGCGGTGCCGAGTTCGCGCTGGACATCTGCAACTGTGACCGTTCGATTGGTGCGCGTATCTCGGGTGAAATCGCCCGCGCTCACGGCAACCAAGGCATGGCCAAGGCGCCGATCACGTTCCGCTTCAAAGGCACTGCCGGTCAGAGCTTTGGTGTGTGGAACGCCGGTGGTTTGAACATGTACCTGCAAGGCGATGCCAACGACTACGTGGGCAAAGGTATGACCGGCGGCAAGCTGGTGATTGTGCCGCCTGCAGGCAGCGTCTACAAAACCCAGGACAGCGCGATTATTGGCAACACCTGTCTGTACGGCGCCACTGGCGGCAAGCTGTTCGCCGCGGGCACCGCAGGTGAGCGTTTCGCAGTGCGTAACTCCGGTGCTCACACCGTGGTTGAAGGCACTGGCGATCACTGCTGCGAATACATGACAGGCGGGTTCGTCTGCGTATTGGGCAAAACCGGTTACAACTTCGGCTCGGGCATGACCGGCGGTTTCGCCTACGTGCTGGATCAGGACAACACCTTCGTCGACAAGGTGAACCACGAATTGGTGGAGATCCAGCGTATCAGCGGCGAAGCGATGGAAGCCTATCGCAACCATCTGCAACACGTGCTGGACGAATACGTTGAGGAAACCAACAGCGAGTGGGGCCGTAATCTCGCGGAAAACCTCGATGATTATCTGCGTCGTTTCTGGATGGTCAAGCCTAAGGCTGCCAGCTTGAAAACGTTGCTATCCAGCATCCGTGCCAACCCGCAGTGA
- a CDS encoding AAA family ATPase has translation MTSLHADEAFLGHFQLNHDPFAPRVPGFKFFPAQRKPVLGQLHHLARYSQLLLVVTGPEGSGKTLLRQALVASTNKQSVQSVVVSARGAGDAAGILRQVAQTLNVARPEVDAILKQVVQLALTGQEVYLLVDDAEQLDESALEALLGLAAGTPEGRPHVFLFGEPSMIAGLEQLSADEERFHVIELQPYTEEETREYLAQRLEGAGRGIELFSAQQISDIHESSEGWPGIINQVARDAMIEAMIASRSAVKRPSMGFKMPKKHVLAIGAVVVVAVAAAILIPGRSKAPTAPTAEQGQLPLGQATPKVGANPSIDFAGSSQPMPLPLVGQSQPVMRGPLAEEAGGIAEGDDGAVPSVGGVAQPPTVTTTAPPVGVPAGPTPAPRPAPAVAAAKPAPAPVAKPAPAPAPKPVIKAAEKPAEKPVTVAKAAPGGSWYASQPASNYVVQIVGTSSEASAQNVAKELGGEARYFKKTLNGKPLYVVTYGNFPSHAAATAAIKNLPAKTQAGKPWPRTVASVQQELAAAR, from the coding sequence ATGACTAGTTTGCATGCCGACGAGGCGTTCCTCGGTCACTTCCAGCTCAATCACGACCCCTTCGCCCCTCGGGTGCCGGGCTTCAAGTTTTTCCCTGCGCAACGCAAACCGGTGCTGGGGCAGTTGCATCACCTTGCCCGTTACAGTCAGTTGTTGTTGGTGGTGACTGGCCCTGAGGGCAGTGGCAAGACCTTGTTGCGCCAGGCGTTGGTCGCGAGCACCAACAAGCAGTCGGTGCAGAGTGTGGTGGTATCGGCACGCGGTGCGGGCGATGCGGCGGGTATCTTGCGCCAGGTGGCGCAAACCCTGAACGTGGCACGGCCAGAAGTCGACGCGATTCTCAAGCAAGTGGTGCAATTGGCGCTCACCGGGCAAGAAGTCTACTTGCTGGTCGATGATGCCGAGCAACTCGACGAATCCGCTCTTGAAGCGCTGCTGGGGCTGGCGGCGGGTACGCCGGAAGGCCGCCCGCACGTATTCCTGTTCGGTGAGCCGTCAATGATTGCCGGGCTTGAACAGCTAAGCGCTGATGAAGAGCGCTTTCACGTGATCGAATTGCAGCCGTACACCGAAGAGGAAACCCGCGAGTATCTGGCTCAGCGCCTTGAAGGTGCAGGGCGCGGAATCGAACTCTTTAGCGCGCAGCAGATCTCAGATATACACGAGAGCTCCGAAGGCTGGCCTGGCATCATCAATCAGGTCGCCCGCGATGCAATGATCGAAGCCATGATTGCTAGCCGTTCAGCGGTCAAGCGTCCAAGTATGGGGTTCAAGATGCCGAAGAAACACGTATTGGCCATTGGTGCAGTAGTGGTAGTGGCTGTCGCCGCGGCCATTTTGATTCCAGGCCGCAGCAAGGCGCCAACCGCGCCGACAGCTGAACAAGGGCAATTACCGTTGGGTCAGGCTACGCCGAAGGTGGGTGCCAACCCGTCGATAGATTTCGCCGGATCTTCACAGCCAATGCCGCTGCCGCTGGTGGGCCAGTCGCAACCTGTGATGCGCGGGCCGCTGGCTGAAGAGGCAGGTGGCATTGCTGAAGGCGATGATGGTGCGGTGCCATCTGTCGGCGGCGTTGCTCAGCCACCCACTGTGACCACCACTGCGCCGCCGGTTGGCGTGCCAGCCGGTCCAACACCTGCGCCACGCCCAGCGCCAGCCGTTGCAGCCGCTAAACCTGCACCCGCGCCGGTTGCCAAGCCGGCTCCAGCCCCTGCGCCCAAGCCTGTGATCAAAGCGGCCGAGAAACCCGCCGAGAAGCCGGTCACTGTGGCCAAGGCCGCACCGGGTGGTAGCTGGTACGCCAGCCAGCCTGCCAGCAACTACGTGGTGCAGATCGTCGGCACCAGCTCCGAGGCGTCCGCTCAAAACGTGGCCAAAGAACTGGGCGGCGAAGCCCGTTACTTCAAGAAAACCTTGAATGGCAAGCCGCTGTACGTCGTCACTTATGGCAACTTCCCAAGCCATGCCGCAGCCACTGCGGCAATCAAGAACTTGCCAGCGAAGACTCAGGCTGGTAAACCTTGGCCTCGCACTGTCGCCAGCGTCCAACAAGAACTGGCAGCAGCTCGCTGA
- the aroB gene encoding 3-dehydroquinate synthase codes for MQTLKVDLGERSYPIHIGEGLLDQPELLAPHIAGRQVAIVTNETVAPLYLERLTRSLAQFSVVPIILPDGESFKNWETLQLIFDGLLTARHDRRTTVVALGGGVVGDMAGFAAACYQRGVDFIQVPTTLLSQVDSSVGGKTGINHPLGKNMVGAFYQPNLVLIDTQTLNTLPARELSAGLAEVIKYGLICDEPFLTWLEDNMDALRSLDQVALTAAIHRSCEAKAEVVGADERESGVRATLNLGHTFGHAIETHMGYGVWLHGEAVATGTVMALEMSARLGWISEAERDRGIRLFQRAGLPVVPPVEMTEADFMQHMAVDKKVIDGRMRLVLLRRIGEATVTDDYPQEVLQATLGADYRALAQLKG; via the coding sequence ATGCAGACACTGAAGGTTGATCTAGGCGAGCGCAGCTACCCCATTCATATTGGCGAAGGTTTGTTGGATCAGCCGGAGTTGCTGGCCCCGCATATCGCCGGTCGCCAAGTGGCGATTGTGACCAATGAAACCGTCGCGCCACTCTATCTAGAGCGTCTGACCCGCAGCCTTGCGCAGTTCTCAGTGGTGCCGATCATCCTGCCGGACGGTGAATCGTTCAAAAACTGGGAAACCCTGCAACTGATTTTCGATGGCCTGCTCACTGCTCGCCACGATCGCCGTACTACCGTGGTCGCCCTGGGCGGCGGCGTGGTGGGGGACATGGCCGGTTTTGCAGCCGCCTGCTACCAGCGCGGTGTTGATTTTATTCAGGTGCCCACCACCTTGCTGTCCCAGGTGGACTCGTCGGTGGGCGGCAAAACCGGGATCAACCACCCGCTGGGTAAAAACATGGTCGGCGCGTTTTATCAGCCCAATCTGGTGCTGATTGATACCCAGACGCTCAATACCTTGCCTGCGCGTGAGTTGTCGGCAGGCCTGGCCGAAGTCATCAAATACGGGCTGATCTGCGATGAGCCGTTCCTGACCTGGCTTGAAGACAACATGGACGCCCTGCGCAGCCTTGACCAAGTAGCCCTGACGGCTGCGATTCATCGTTCATGCGAGGCCAAGGCCGAAGTAGTGGGCGCTGACGAGCGTGAGTCGGGCGTACGCGCCACACTCAATCTCGGCCATACTTTCGGTCATGCCATCGAAACCCATATGGGTTATGGCGTGTGGCTGCACGGCGAAGCGGTGGCAACGGGCACCGTGATGGCACTGGAGATGTCCGCACGTCTGGGCTGGATCAGCGAGGCTGAGCGTGACCGCGGGATCCGACTGTTCCAGCGCGCCGGCTTGCCGGTGGTGCCGCCTGTCGAGATGACCGAAGCCGATTTCATGCAACACATGGCAGTTGATAAAAAAGTGATCGACGGTCGTATGCGCCTGGTGCTGTTGCGTCGCATCGGTGAAGCCACAGTGACTGACGATTATCCACAAGAGGTTCTACAAGCCACGCTGGGTGCGGATTACCGCGCACTGGCTCAGCTTAAAGGTTAA
- the aroK gene encoding shikimate kinase AroK, whose translation MRNLILVGPMGAGKSTIGRLLAKELHLPFKDSDKEIEVRTGANIPWIFDKEGEPGFRDREAAMIAELCEADGVVLATGGGAVMRPENRKSLRAGGRVVYLHASVEQQVARTARDRNRPLLRTANPEKTLRDLLAVRDPLYREIADLVVETDERPPRMVVLDILERLAQLPPR comes from the coding sequence GTGCGAAATTTGATTCTTGTTGGGCCTATGGGGGCTGGTAAAAGCACCATCGGACGTTTGCTGGCCAAAGAGCTGCACCTGCCGTTCAAAGATTCCGATAAGGAAATTGAAGTGCGCACCGGTGCCAATATCCCGTGGATCTTCGATAAAGAAGGCGAACCGGGTTTTCGTGATCGCGAGGCGGCAATGATTGCCGAACTCTGCGAGGCCGATGGCGTGGTGCTGGCGACCGGTGGGGGTGCCGTGATGCGGCCGGAAAACCGCAAATCGCTGCGGGCGGGCGGGCGGGTCGTGTATTTGCATGCCTCCGTCGAGCAGCAGGTCGCCCGCACCGCGCGCGACCGCAATCGGCCTTTGCTGCGCACCGCCAACCCGGAGAAAACCCTGCGTGACCTGCTGGCCGTGCGCGATCCGCTGTATCGGGAAATCGCCGACCTAGTGGTCGAAACCGATGAGCGGCCGCCGCGAATGGTCGTTTTGGATATTCTCGAGCGTCTGGCGCAGTTGCCTCCCCGCTGA
- a CDS encoding type IV pilus secretin PilQ family protein translates to MKRIFPVCGLALWSALNSLSVLAVVQHSALVNPTISAPNPVYTGEKVSLNFQAIEVRTVLQLLADFTQFNLVVSDAVQGSITLNLQDVPWDQALDLVLKSKDLGKRLEGNVLLIAPSEELAARERYELEARNQLAELAPLRRELVQVNYAKAADIAKLFQSVTDGQTSEDARGSITVDERTNNIIAFQSGAQLDELRRIVAQLDVPVRQVMIEARIVEAGVDFERNLGVRWGGSLNKGGKWSAGGITQATGAGGEAGNMSAPFVDMGVKGNTSGLGIAFISNNVLLDLELSAMEKTGNGEIISQPKVVTSDKETAKILKGTEIPYQESSSSGATSVSFKEASLSLEVTPQITPDSSVIMEVVVTKDEPDYMNMVNNVPPIKKNEVQAKVLVKDGETIVIGGVFSNTQSKVVDKVPFLGDLPYVGRLFRNDAVLEKKSELLVFLTPRIMNNQAIAVSH, encoded by the coding sequence ATGAAAAGGATTTTCCCGGTCTGCGGACTGGCGCTATGGAGTGCGCTGAATTCGCTGTCGGTGCTGGCTGTGGTCCAGCATTCGGCCCTTGTAAACCCAACCATTAGCGCGCCGAACCCGGTGTATACCGGGGAGAAAGTGTCGCTGAACTTCCAAGCCATTGAAGTGCGCACGGTGCTTCAGTTATTGGCAGATTTCACCCAATTTAACCTGGTGGTCAGCGACGCCGTGCAAGGCAGTATTACCCTCAACTTGCAGGATGTGCCGTGGGATCAGGCGCTGGACCTGGTGCTTAAAAGCAAAGACCTCGGCAAGCGTCTCGAAGGCAATGTGCTGCTGATTGCCCCGTCTGAAGAATTAGCCGCCCGAGAGCGATATGAATTGGAGGCGCGCAATCAATTGGCTGAACTGGCTCCTTTGCGGCGCGAGCTGGTGCAAGTCAATTACGCCAAAGCGGCAGACATCGCTAAGTTGTTCCAGTCCGTGACTGACGGCCAGACCAGCGAGGACGCGCGTGGCTCGATCACTGTCGACGAGCGCACCAACAACATCATCGCGTTCCAGTCTGGCGCGCAGCTGGACGAGTTGCGGCGCATCGTGGCGCAACTGGATGTGCCGGTACGTCAGGTGATGATCGAGGCCCGCATCGTGGAAGCGGGCGTCGACTTTGAGCGCAATCTGGGCGTGCGCTGGGGCGGTTCCTTGAACAAGGGGGGCAAATGGAGCGCAGGCGGTATTACCCAGGCAACTGGGGCGGGGGGTGAGGCCGGGAATATGAGTGCGCCTTTTGTCGACATGGGGGTCAAGGGCAATACCTCGGGGTTGGGCATCGCTTTTATCTCCAACAATGTCTTGCTGGACCTGGAACTGAGCGCGATGGAAAAAACCGGCAACGGTGAAATCATCTCTCAGCCCAAAGTGGTCACCTCCGACAAAGAAACAGCCAAAATCCTTAAAGGCACCGAAATTCCCTATCAAGAGTCCAGCTCCAGCGGTGCCACGTCGGTGTCGTTCAAGGAGGCCTCGCTGTCGCTGGAGGTGACACCGCAAATCACCCCGGACAGCAGCGTCATTATGGAGGTGGTGGTTACCAAGGATGAGCCGGATTACATGAACATGGTCAATAACGTGCCGCCGATCAAAAAGAACGAGGTGCAGGCCAAGGTGCTGGTCAAGGACGGCGAAACCATCGTAATCGGCGGTGTGTTCTCAAATACTCAAAGCAAAGTGGTAGATAAAGTGCCATTTTTGGGCGATCTGCCGTATGTTGGCCGACTTTTCCGTAATGACGCTGTCCTGGAAAAAAAATCCGAGCTGCTGGTGTTCCTGACTCCGCGTATCATGAACAACCAGGCGATTGCTGTGAGTCATTGA
- a CDS encoding pilus assembly protein PilP, with product MSVVFRLFSLGLMAALAGCDDAQSTAQLHAYLQAAPQSTPAFIAPVPSVEPARAVAYEASALRSPFQVVREGGSGSWQVSLLVADELDIDRSRQFLEGLDLEQFEMVGTFSNDQGASALLRADGIVHRLKVGDYLGRNNGQVAFIDPAHVEVFEVISDGQGGWLERSLSIPLKQQS from the coding sequence ATGAGTGTTGTCTTTCGGCTGTTTAGTCTTGGATTGATGGCAGCGCTGGCGGGCTGCGATGACGCGCAAAGCACTGCGCAATTGCACGCGTATTTGCAGGCGGCCCCGCAAAGCACGCCAGCCTTTATCGCGCCTGTTCCCAGCGTTGAGCCTGCCCGTGCGGTCGCTTATGAAGCGAGCGCGTTGCGCAGCCCTTTTCAGGTCGTGCGCGAAGGTGGCTCGGGCAGTTGGCAGGTCAGCCTTCTGGTGGCTGATGAGCTGGACATCGACCGGTCCCGGCAGTTTCTGGAGGGGCTGGATCTTGAGCAGTTCGAGATGGTCGGTACGTTTTCCAATGACCAGGGGGCCAGCGCCTTGCTGCGTGCTGACGGGATTGTCCATCGCTTGAAAGTCGGCGATTACCTGGGGCGCAATAACGGTCAGGTGGCCTTTATTGACCCCGCGCACGTTGAAGTGTTTGAAGTGATTTCAGATGGTCAGGGCGGTTGGCTGGAGCGCTCCCTGAGCATCCCTTTGAAACAGCAGTCTTAA
- a CDS encoding type 4a pilus biogenesis protein PilO yields MSAVQWLARLGQFELRDLDFERVGWWSLRFKTLVALLLVGVLLIVGYGLQLQSPVNQLAQQREVEVALKTEFATKAAQAAGLEAWLMHLSELETAFSDVLKQLPGQAEVPGLLDEVSRIGLTSGLLIEHIQWSPEVLQPFYAELPLKMVLVGGYHELGLFVSSLASLPRIVTLHDFALAPLNETGDGQLRMTLLAKTYRTHDQGLIP; encoded by the coding sequence GTGAGCGCGGTCCAATGGCTGGCACGTTTGGGCCAATTCGAGCTGCGGGACCTGGACTTCGAGCGTGTGGGCTGGTGGTCGCTCAGATTTAAAACCCTGGTGGCGCTGCTCTTGGTGGGCGTGCTGCTGATCGTGGGTTATGGGTTGCAACTGCAATCACCGGTCAACCAGCTTGCCCAACAGCGCGAAGTCGAAGTCGCGCTGAAAACCGAATTTGCTACTAAAGCCGCCCAGGCAGCAGGTCTGGAAGCTTGGCTGATGCATCTGAGCGAGCTTGAAACGGCATTCAGTGATGTGTTGAAGCAACTGCCCGGTCAGGCTGAAGTGCCCGGCCTGCTGGATGAGGTGTCCCGTATTGGCCTGACCAGCGGCTTGTTGATCGAGCACATTCAGTGGTCGCCCGAGGTGCTTCAGCCGTTTTATGCCGAATTACCCTTAAAGATGGTGCTGGTCGGCGGTTATCACGAACTCGGACTTTTCGTCAGTAGCCTGGCGAGCCTGCCGCGCATCGTTACCCTGCACGACTTCGCCCTTGCGCCGCTCAATGAAACGGGTGACGGCCAACTGCGCATGACACTGTTGGCCAAGACCTACCGCACCCACGATCAAGGATTGATCCCATGA
- a CDS encoding PilN domain-containing protein, whose product MARINLLPWRALLREKRRKRFVIVLLALSAMAVGGLFVIDHFIDRAVERQLARNDLIRSAMVQLDGRAEQIDQLKVRREQLLERMQTIETLQGNRSDSGIILEQLARSLPQGVYFTDVKMTDQTLVITGVAQSNKLVAELMRNLDASHWLETPVLIDVQAGPVHAEGPERLFEMTVRQTRHVHSGGQL is encoded by the coding sequence ATGGCAAGAATCAACTTACTGCCGTGGCGCGCATTGTTGCGAGAAAAACGACGTAAGCGTTTTGTGATCGTATTGCTCGCGCTGTCAGCGATGGCAGTCGGTGGATTGTTTGTGATTGACCACTTTATTGACCGGGCGGTGGAGCGCCAGTTGGCGCGCAATGATTTGATCAGAAGTGCCATGGTGCAACTGGATGGTCGTGCTGAGCAGATCGATCAGTTGAAAGTGCGTCGAGAGCAGTTGCTCGAACGCATGCAGACCATAGAGACGCTTCAGGGCAATCGGTCTGACAGCGGAATCATTTTGGAGCAACTGGCGCGCAGCCTGCCCCAAGGCGTGTATTTCACTGATGTGAAAATGACTGACCAGACGCTCGTGATCACGGGGGTGGCTCAGTCCAATAAGCTTGTCGCGGAGCTGATGCGCAACCTCGATGCCTCGCACTGGCTCGAAACGCCCGTGCTGATTGACGTGCAAGCGGGGCCTGTCCATGCAGAGGGGCCGGAACGGTTATTTGAAATGACCGTGCGCCAAACCCGACATGTGCACAGCGGCGGCCAACTGTGA